GAGAGCCCCGGAAGTCGGCTTTCCCGGCTGACGCGGCCGCCCAGTTCGCTGCCCGCTTCGGCCAGGGTCACCTCATAGCCGCGCCGCGCCAGCGCCACCGCCGCCTCCAGTCCCGCCGGGCCGCCGCCCACCACCAGCACCCGGTCGTCGGAACCCTTGGGCGCGATCTTCTCAGGATGCCAGCCGCGCCGCCACTCCTCACCCATCGTGGGGTTCTGGGTGCAGCGGATGGGCGTGCCGCGCGTGTCGCTCGAATAGCAGATGTTGCAGCCGATGCATTCGCGGATCTCGTCCAGGCGCCCCTCCTCGATCTTTTTGGGCAGGAAGGGATCGGCGATGGAAGGCCGCGCCGCGCCGATGAAGTCCAGCACCCCCTTGTTCACGTTGCGCAGCATGGCGTCGGGCGAAGTGAAGCGCCCCACGCCCACGACCGGCTTGCCGGTCAGCTCGCGCACACCGGCCACCAGTTCCTCCTGCGCCGCCTCCTCGATGAAGCGGGAGTTGCCCATCTCAACGGAGTAGTCGTCGACCAGCACGTCCCAGATGTCGGCCAGGGGCCCGAGGGTCGCGAGAGTCTCGCGCAGTTCCTCCGGCTCGATCAGTCCGCCGCCGAGGCTGTCCGCCGTGATCCGCACGGCCAGGGCCTTGTCGGGGCCGATGGCCTCGCGCGTCTCCTCCATGATCTCGCGCACCAGACGCATGCGGTTCTCCAGGCTTCCGCCGTACTCGTCGCTGCGCTGGTTGGTGATGGGGGAGAGGACATTGTTCAGGAGATAGCCGTGCGTGGCGTAGACGTAGACGATGTCGAAGCCCGCCTCCACGGCGCGCTTGGCGGCCGCCCGGTGCCAAGCCCGCAGCTCCTTGATGCCCGCCTTGTCCAGGACCGCGCTTTGGATCGGATCGACACGGGCCGACTGGGACATGATGTCGTAGCCGACCTCGCGGGAGGCGAGATTGGCCGAGGAGCTGCCGCCGTACCACAACTCCACGCCCGCCAGCGCGCCGCCCTCGTGGACCGCGTCGGTCATCAGCGCATTGGCCCGCACATCGCCCTCGTCCCAGAGGGAGGCGTAAGGATAGGGCAAATCGTCCGAACTGGGATGGATGGAGCAATACTCGGTGCAGACCACGGCCCAGCCGCCCGCCGCCTTCATGCCCCGCATGGCGGCCAGCGTCTTGGGCCAGCCGCGCCCCATCCCGGTGCAGTGCGGTACTTGATAGAAGCGGTTGCGCGCGGTCAGCGGCCCGATCTTCTGGGGTTCGAAGAGGATATCGTATCGAGGGTCCCGGCTCATTCTCTGCAATTCCTAGTTGGCTTTGGTACTCGAAAAACTCCTCAGCAGGCCGAGCAGCAGGAACCCGCCCGCCGCCGCCGCCAAGACCTGGGGAAAGCCCTGTGGCCCGATCAGGTCCATGGCCGAACCCGCCAGGGGCGGCCCGGTCATGCTGCCCAGGCAATAGAGCATCACGAAGAGGCCATTGGCCTGAGGCAACTGCCCGCCCTTGAAGCGGTGACCCATCATGGCGAGCGCCACGGTGTAGAGCCCGACGAAGACGCCGCCCCAGACGAAGACCAGCAGCCAGACCGACCAGCCCTCGCCGATCAAGCCCGGCAGGGCAAGCGCGCCGATCAAGCCGACGAACCCGCAGACCAGCAGCAGCACGCGCCGGTTCATCCGGTCCGACAGCAGGCCCAGCGGGACCTGCAGCGCAACCGTGCCGGCGATGGTGACCGACAGCAAGAGCACCCCGGCGTCCTGACCCAGTCCGCTGCGCAGCGCATAGATCGGCAGGAAGGACAGCACGGCGGCGTCCATCAGGCCCGAACAGAAAGCAGCGGCGAAGACCGTCGGCGCGGCCACCAGCATGGTCCAGCGGCTGGCCCCATGGCTGAGCTCGATCTCCGGCACGCAGCCGCGCGCGGCCAGAAGCGGCAGGGCCGCCATCAGGATGAAACCCGCGACGATGACGAAAGGCGTGAAACCCTCCAGCGGAATGA
Above is a genomic segment from Limibacillus sp. containing:
- a CDS encoding NAD(P)-binding protein, with protein sequence MSRDPRYDILFEPQKIGPLTARNRFYQVPHCTGMGRGWPKTLAAMRGMKAAGGWAVVCTEYCSIHPSSDDLPYPYASLWDEGDVRANALMTDAVHEGGALAGVELWYGGSSSANLASREVGYDIMSQSARVDPIQSAVLDKAGIKELRAWHRAAAKRAVEAGFDIVYVYATHGYLLNNVLSPITNQRSDEYGGSLENRMRLVREIMEETREAIGPDKALAVRITADSLGGGLIEPEELRETLATLGPLADIWDVLVDDYSVEMGNSRFIEEAAQEELVAGVRELTGKPVVGVGRFTSPDAMLRNVNKGVLDFIGAARPSIADPFLPKKIEEGRLDEIRECIGCNICYSSDTRGTPIRCTQNPTMGEEWRRGWHPEKIAPKGSDDRVLVVGGGPAGLEAAVALARRGYEVTLAEAGSELGGRVSRESRLPGLSAWARVRDHRLQLANDLPNLSLYLESAMTAEEVLGFGAPQVAVATGARWRRNGVGRHHFEPVASFERDAVVTPDDLMDKGIEVLPAGPVVIFDDDRYYMAAVLAELCRSAGHKVTLVTTGGIAAAWGFYTDEAWRSNQRLIDL
- a CDS encoding MFS transporter, producing MSDPMPHDLAAYPPIEAKAASTLTQAQRIRGLVALFASILAAGITFGTTIPMIALILEKQGHSSTVIGLNSAMPILATLLMAWLLPHLLRRVKTITAMLGGIAVIVVCFLLMPVFPQIEAWFLLRFLVGLGMSVHWVVSETWLNAVSEEKRRGLMAGLYATQLGLGFCLGPLMLTFIPLEGFTPFVIVAGFILMAALPLLAARGCVPEIELSHGASRWTMLVAAPTVFAAAFCSGLMDAAVLSFLPIYALRSGLGQDAGVLLLSVTIAGTVALQVPLGLLSDRMNRRVLLLVCGFVGLIGALALPGLIGEGWSVWLLVFVWGGVFVGLYTVALAMMGHRFKGGQLPQANGLFVMLYCLGSMTGPPLAGSAMDLIGPQGFPQVLAAAAGGFLLLGLLRSFSSTKAN